From the Cervus elaphus chromosome 20, mCerEla1.1, whole genome shotgun sequence genome, one window contains:
- the DYNLT4 gene encoding dynein light chain Tctex-type 4 has translation MAGRPMPPGRQEDEAKDHGLKLSAARPLGHLPSIDETRPAGLGPASRRGSLLGPVLSFSRRNSLAGPSAGPGGRRPSLGPMPPLSSRVSFSGLPLAPARRMAPSYRTEPAPGERWETARAQQALEAALAAGLRDACYSGAEAGRLAQELCELVRMRLRELSPPRYKLVCSVVLGQRAGQGVRVVSRALWDVARDGLASAAVTNASLFAVATVHGLYCE, from the coding sequence ATGGCTGGCAGGCCTATGCCCCCCGGACGCCAGGAGGACGAGGCCAAAGACCATGGACTGAAACTTTCAGCAGCGCGGCCTCTAGGCCACCTGCCTAGCATCGATGAAACCCGACCAGCTGGCCTGGGCCCGGCCTCCCGCCGTGGCTCCCTGCTAGGTCCGGTCTTGTCCTTTTCACGCCGCAACTCGCTGGCAGGGCCAAGTGCAGGCCCTGGGGGTCGACGCCCATCCCTGGGCCCCATGCCCCCTCTAAGCTCACGGGTCAGCTTCTCTGGCTTGCCCCTGGCGCCCGCCCGCCGGATGGCGCCCTCGTACCGCACGGAGCCGGCGCCAGGGGAGCGCTGGGAGACCGCGCGCGCGCAGCAGGCCCTGGAGGCTGCGCTGGCCGCGGGACTGCGGGACGCGTGCTACTCGGGCGCAGAGGCCGGGCGGCTGGCGCAGGAGCTGTGCGAGCTGGTGCGCATGCGCCTGCGCGAGCTCAGCCCGCCGCGCTACAAGCTGGTGTGCAGCGTGGTGCTGGGGCAGCGCGCCGGCCAGGGCGTCCGCGTGGTCAGCCGCGCACTCTGGGACGTAGCGCGCGACGGGTTGGCCTCGGCTGCCGTCACCAACGCCTCGCTCTTTGCCGTGGCCACGGTCCACGGACTCTACTGCGAGTGA